From one Xiphophorus hellerii strain 12219 chromosome 18, Xiphophorus_hellerii-4.1, whole genome shotgun sequence genomic stretch:
- the LOC116707597 gene encoding uncharacterized protein LOC116707597 — protein MPSCFPPQIRSSCLCVSSAFPGLLVEPLIFLSSSTDGVSTGRKQGSELLIGSHFSIMCSIRPQYEGGSFQLIFSTSNYTQNQTLPAVNHSALFLFSAAGHAHQGTYRCVYHVYVFSYNFSSMSQPLNLTVSGKLMESIRKSSASVSASPTALIIRLVVVLLGMLGSVLVLYFKARRNQKSGPENNHHDEGSRAEGSLEEETAV, from the exons ATGCCATCTTGTTTTCCACCTCAGATTAGATCCagttgtctctgtgtttcctctgcgTTCCCAGGTCTGCTGGTTGAGCCGctcatcttcctctcttcctccactGACGGGGTCTCCACAGGCAGAAAGCAGGGGTCTGAGCTCCTCATTGGCTCACATTTCAGCATCATGTGCTCCATCAGACCTCAGTATGAAGGCGGCTCCTTCCAGCTCATCTTCAGCACCTCTAACTACACTCAGAACCAGACCCTGCCAGCTGTTAATCACTCCGCCCTCTTCCTGTtctctgctgctggccacgcccaccaaggAACCTACCGCTGCGTTTACCACGTCTACGTTTTCTCCTATAACTTCTCCTCTATGAGCCAGCCTCTCAACCTCACTGTCTCAGGTAAACTCATGGAGTCCATCAGGAAAAGTTCTGCTTCAG TTTCAGCCTCTCCCACTGCTTTGATCATCAGACTGGTTGTCGTCCTGCTGGGTATGCTGGGATCAGTCCTGGTCCTCTACTTTAAG GCCAGGAGAAACCAGAAGTCTGGACCAGAAAACAACCATCATGATGAAGGATCCAGAGCTGAAGGCAGCTTAGAGGAGGAGACTGCAGTCTGA